The following are encoded in a window of Oreochromis aureus strain Israel breed Guangdong linkage group 10, ZZ_aureus, whole genome shotgun sequence genomic DNA:
- the gemin5 gene encoding gem-associated protein 5, with amino-acid sequence MRERSLPASPNWYCSRCSDVSSSGLLGVGAKNIIYLIDVSASSCRVAGELVGHKDLVSGFSFCQHAGQSHICVSSSSDGSIRFWDSSSKTLIRDHAAHQSSVSALHWSPVDKNLVVSGDEKGVVVCHWYHTGDTTSFFPEPRTIFCLTCSPHTWNYVAVGYKDGMIVLIDVSKKGEVIHRLRGHDDEIHALAWSPVAREDALYTRPEDGEATNGVSGGEGCYLASGSKDQTVRLWSTAKGKGVMTLKLPYLKRRGTAVDPGVKERLWLSVHWPKGRPTQLVSSCFSGELVMWDLTKSGKQRWTLFGTSSEGQNHSRIIFNMSSVHLQDGRELLISTSMDREVKCWDLASLECCWTLPTLGGFVYALTFSPVGTGCLALGVGDNMIRVWNTLTTQNKYDVRSFWQGIKSKVTALAWHPTKEGSLSFGTDDGKVGIYDVFSNKPPQISSSYHRKTVYTLAWGPPVPPMSFGTAGGKPSFSLYSCAGEGVILQHDPYKLNGEASDIDKLIRDTNDIKHKLSPHTDLSWKPDGKVVAIGNEDGCIDVYQAPSLKLLCSIQQHHKIINTLRWHHDHSSAPELHCLLASGSSNAIVYVHDLRSVIENPPESPMVLTEPYRRLCGHTAKITGMAWSPHHNAQLVTVSYDGTAQVWDVLEEAAVSNYRGHVGYLLCVDWSPVDPDVIWTGGKDFTLQEWNVSKQQFTKPPKGKKMVDLKEKMKANTKQKKKNKKAGPSGAEGAAQPEVNGPPVTIGERAVMGQGVSGEDDEDEASSTSSPAPSPATFEMQRKSSAAVKSKDKPDLTGLKKKKPRSMLPLSTSMDHRPKDELLQDCITLASVRHDNTPPTGCVPGQGDHIHLGLFADRQALYRMFDAEEEGHVEAGHFDSVVYLRLWSGDLEGALQLATEKGELNDHLLSIAPMAGFVVWSRTVEAFVKQLCLQEQYLKAASHLLSINKLYEAVDLLRSHKLYREAIALVKARLPADEPLLKELYTCWAAVLEKDGHFSAAAKCYLAADASFDAAKVIARKNDILSLRTAASLARISGEASLAQSLSMRCAKDLAAARDWVGAQEVLSLQDSLLVHRLHLCVAELLSEMLGDSEVSPAASCVSSHPWASPGERHISIMDRVRDVWEEQFAVSHQSVGALLQELKSAESPTPTANSPLRQVLLYSSLHLTRAVLSWLLADDDQLVKELWHAVAWPREAGHFCVSAELCRLLFPDGDVSVSSRKHPKALHHTEEAAKAAASSLQAFVLYHRLYECWWRTSEGSWEIQNGLSLSVADSSPEDEVKDEMSNGGLLESAESHRPVNGSFHKLGLDPSLLLCEPHAACQATQRAVREIQQQLAAVVQQHSQIQGGQLDSGEKQDDGPAAISTTRESSDSRDSAEAEQGFEDPETLLSLSSKMSKHQKELAELPNTLKVYPHPDVVECCLVLLHLSKSSMSFSDSLLQEAKDLLRKYGTSPSVLKASQRFLI; translated from the exons AGCTCCGTATCAGCGCTGCACTGGTCCCCTGTGGATAAAAACCTGGTGGTGTCCGGGGATGAGAAAGGCGTGGTGGTCTGTCACTGGTACCACACGGGTGACACGACCAGCTTCTTCCCTGAGCCCAGAACCATCTTCTGCCTCACCTGCTCTCCTCATACCTGGAACTATGTGGCTGTTGG GTACAAAGATGGGATGATTGTGCTGATTGATGTGAGTAAGAAAGGCGAGGTGATTCACCGCCTCCGTGGACACGATGATGAGATCCACGCGCTGGCGTGGTCACCTGTGGCCCGTGAAGATGCCCTCTACACCAGACCTGAAGACGGTGAAG CAACCAATggagtgtctggaggagaggGCTGCTATCTTGCATCTGGGAGCAAAGACCAGACTGTAAGGCTCTGGAGTACAGCCAAGGGAAAAG GTGTCATGACTCTGAAGCTGCCCTACCTGAAGAGGAGAGGCACCGCAGTCGACCCTGGGGTGAAAGAGCGGCTCTGGCTCAGCGTTCATTGGCCGAAGGGACGGCCGACGCAGCTCGTGTCCAGTTGCTTCAG TGGCGAGTTGGTCATGTGGGACTTAACCAAGTCAGGGAAGCAGAGGTGGACCCTGTTCGGCACATCCTCAGAGGGTCAGAACCACAGCAGGATCATCTTTAACATGAGTTCAGTTCACCTGCAGGATGGCAGAGAGCTGCTCATCAGCACCTCCATGGACAGAGAG GTTAAGTGCTGGGACCTGGCCTCTCTGGAGTGCTGCTGGACTCTGCCCACCCTGGGCGGTTTCGTCTACGCCCTGACCTTCTCACCCGTGGGTACTGGATGTCTGGCGCTCGGTGTCGGTGACAACATGATCCGGGTGTGGAACACGCTGACCACTCAGAACAAGTACGATGTCAGGTCCTTCTGGCAGGGGATCAAGTCCAAAGTCACAGCG CTGGCGTGGCATCCGACAAAAGAGGGATCTTTGTCTTTTGGAACAGATGATGGGAAAGTTGGTATCTATGACGTCTTCTCCAACAA GCCTCCTCAGATCTCGAGCTCCTATCACAGAAAAACGGTGTATACGTTGGCCTGGGGGCCCCCAGTCCCCCCAATGTCATTTG GGACAGCAGGAGGAAAGCCTTCCTTTAGTCTGTACAGCTGTGCCGGCGAGGGCGTCATACTCCAGCACGATCCATACAAGCTGAACGGAGAGGCGTCGGACATCGACAAGCTCATCAGAGATACTAACGACATCAAG CACAAGCTGTCTCCACACACCGACCTCAGCTGGAAGCCAGATGGGAAAGTTGTTGCCATCGGCAACGAGGATGG GTGTATCGACGTATATCAGGCTCCCAGTCTGAAGTTGCTGTGCAGCATCCAGCAGCACCACAAGATCATTAACACGTTACGGTGGCATCACGACCACAGCTCTGCACCCGAGCTGCACTGCCTCCTGGCCTCGGGCTCCAGCAACGCCATCGTCTACGTGCATGATCTCCGCTCTGTTATAG aaaatCCTCCAGAAAGCCCCATGGTGCTGACAGAGCCCTATCGGAGGTTGTGTGGCCATACGGCTAAAATCACCGGTATGGCCTGGAGTCCGCACCACAACGCTCAGCTCGTCACTGTCTCATATGATGGCACAGCGCAG GTGTGGGATGTTCTGGAGGAAGCAGCTGTCTCTAACTACAGAGGACACGTTGGTTATCTGCTGTGTGTGGACTGGTCCCCTGTGGATCCAGACGTGATCTGGACTGGAGGGAAGGACTTCACCTTGCAGGAGTGGAACGTCTCCAAACAACAGTTCACAAAGCCGCCTAAAG GGAAAAAGATGGTCGACCTGAAAGAGAAGATGAAGGCCAATacgaagcagaagaagaagaacaagaaggcTGGGCCATCGGGGGCCGAGGGAGCTGCACAGCCGGAGGTCAACGGACCGCCGGTGACAATCGGAGAGAGGGCGGTGATGGGACAGGGGGTGTCAGgtgaagatgatgaagatgaagccAGCTCAACAAGCAGCCCAGCACCTTCACCAG cCACGTTTGAGATGCAGAGAAAATCCTCGGCTGCTGTAAAGAGTAAAGACAAGCCAG ACTTAACTGggctgaagaagaaaaagcctCGCTCCATGTTGCCTCTCAGTACATCCATGGACCATCGGCCCAAAGACGAGCTGCTGCAGGACTGCATCACTCTGGCTTCTGTCAGACATGACAACA CACCTCCCACAGGCTGTGTCCCAGGCCAAGGAGATCATATCCATCTGGGCCTGTTTGCTGACAGACAGGCTTTGTACCGCATGTTTGATGCAGAAG AAGAGGGCCACGTGGAGGCGGGTCACTTCGACTCCGTAGTGTACCTGCGGCTGTGGAGCGGGGACCTGGAGGGGGCGCTGCAGCTTGCCACGGAGAAAGGAGAGCTGAACGACCACCTGCTCTCCATCGCTCCTATGG CTGGGTTTGTGGTGTGGAGCCGGACAGTGGAGGCCTTCGTCAAGCAGCTGTGTCTGCAGGAGCAGTACCTGAAAGCGGCGTCCCACCTGCTGTCCATCAACAAACTCTACGAGGCAGTCGACTTGCTGCGCTCCCACAAGCTTTACAG GGAGGCCATAGCGCTGGTTAAAGCCCGGCTGCCAGCAGACGAACCTCTCCTGAAGGAGCTGTACACTTGTTGGGCTGCAGTGTTGGAGAAAGATGGGCATTTTTCTGCAGCAGCTAAGTG CTACCTCGCTGCCGATGCCAGCTTTGACGCAGCCAAGGTCATCGCCAGGAAGAATGACATCTTGTCACTGAGGACCGCGGCCAGTCTAGCAAGAATCTCAGGGGAGGCCTCTCTGGCTCAGTCTCTGTCCATGAGATGTGCCAAAGACCTGGCAGCCGCTAGAGACTGGGTCGGAGCACAGGAGGTCCTGAGTTTGCAAGACAGCCTCCTG GTCCACAGGCTGCATCTCTGTGTGGCTGAGCTGCTCTCTGAGATGCTGGGAGACTCTGAAGTTAGCCCTGCAGCATCCTGCGTCTCCAGTCACCCGTGGGCGTCACCGGGTGAGCGTCACATTAGTATCATGGATCGAGTGAGAGATGTGTGGGAGGAGCAGTTTGCTGTTTCACATCAGAGCGTCGGGGCTCTTCTGCAGGAGCTCAAGTCTGCAGAGAGCCCAACACCCACAGCTAACAGTCCCCTCAGACAG GTCCTGCTCTATTCATCCCTCCACCTGACCCGTGCTGTGCTCAGCTGGTTACTGGCTGATGATGATCAGCTGGTGAAGGAGCTGTGGCACGCAGTGGCTTGGCCGAGAGAGGCCGGACACTTCTGTGTCTCTGCAGAGCTCTGCAGGCTGCTGTTCCCAGATG GCGATGTCAGTGTTAGTTCTCGGAAACATCCCAAAGCGCTTCATCACACGGAAGAAGCAGCCAAAGCTGCTGCCAGCAGTCTGCAGGCTTTTGTCCTTTACCATCGCCTTTATGAATGCTGGTGGAGGACTTCGGAAGGCAGCTGGGAGATCCAGAACGGGCTCTCCCTGTCGGTGGCTGACTCGTCTCCTGAAGATGAGGTGAAGGATGAGATGTCAAACGGAGGGCTGTTGGAGTCGGCAGAAAGCCACCGTCCTGTGAATGGGAGTTTTCATAAACTGGGCTTAGATCCGTCACTCCTTCTGTGTGAGCCTCACGCTGCCTGCCAGGCCACCCAGAGAGCTGTGAGAGAGATCCAGCAGCAGCTCGCCGCCGTGGTGCAGCAGCACAGCCAGATCCAGGGAGGGCAGCTCGACTCTGGGGAGAAACAGGATGACGGCCCTGCAGCGATTTCCACTACCAGGGAATCCTCAGACAGTCGGGACTCTGCTGAGGCTGAGCAGGG TTTTGAGGACCCGGAGACTCTGCTGTCATTGTCCTCCAAGATGTCCAAGCATCAGAAAGAGCTGGCTGAGCTGCCCAACACACTCAAG gtGTACCCTCACCCAGATGTTGTGGAATGCTGTCTGGTTCTTCTGCATCTCAGCAAATCTTCAATGTCTTTCTCGGACTCGCTCCTACAAGAAGCTAAAGATCTGCTTCGTAAATATGGAACAAGTCCCTCTGTCCTGAAAGCCTCGCAGCGATTCCTCATCTGA
- the cnot8 gene encoding CCR4-NOT transcription complex subunit 8 codes for MPAALTDSSQIICEVWASNVEDEMRKIRQIIQSYNYIAMDTEFPGVVVRPIGEFRSTVDYQYQLLRCNVDLLKIIQLGLTFMNEEGDYPPGTTTWQFNFKFNLTEDMYSQDSIDLLQNSGLQFKKHEEEGIDTLYFAELLMTSGLVLCENVKWLSFHSGYDFGYLVKLLTDARLPEEEHDFFQILNLFFPAIYDVKYLMKSCKNLKGGLQEVADQLELKRIGRQHQAGSDSLLTGMAFFRMKELFFEDNIDDAKYCGRLYGLGSGSTQPQNAISSSGQEETNNKH; via the exons ATGCCAGCCGCACTTACAGATTCCAGTCAGATAATCTGTGAGGTCTGGGCGAGCAATGTTGAGGACGAAATGAGGAAGATTCGGCAGATTATTCAAAGCTACAATTACATTGCAATG GACACAGAGTTCCCCGGAGTTGTTGTTAGACCAATCGGAGAGTTTCGGAGCACAGTGGATTACCAGTACCAGCTGCTGAGGTGCAATGTCGACCTCCTGAAGATCATCCAGCTCGGGCTCACGTTCATGAATGAGGAAGGGGATTATCCCCCTGGCACAACAACGTGGCAGTTTAACTTCAAGTTTAACCTCAC AGAAGACATGTACTCGCAAGACTCCATAGACCTGCTTCAGAACTCTGGCCTCCAGTTTAAAAAACACGAAGAGGAGGGGATCGACACGCTCTACTTTGCTGAGCTCCTCATGACGTCCGGCCTGGTGCTGTGTGAAAACGTCAAGTGGCTCTCCTTCCACAG TGGGTATGACTTTGGCTACCTGGTGAAGCTCCTGACGGATGCACGGCTTCCCGAGGAGGAGCACGACTTCTTTCAGATCCTCAACTTGTTTTTCCCAGCGATCTATGACGTCAAGTACTTgatgaaaagctgcaagaaCCTGAAG GGAGGGCTACAGGAAGTGGCAGACCAACTGGAGCTGAAGAGGATTGGACGGCAACATCAGGCTGGGTCTGACTCACTGCTCACAGGCATGGCGTTCTTCAGGATGAAGGAG CTTTTCTTCGAAGACAACATCGACGACGCAAAGTATTGTGGGAGATTGTACGGCCTGGGCTCGGGCTCCACCCAACCCCAGAACGCCATCTCCAGCTCGGGCCAGGAGGAGACCAACAACAAGCACTGA